AAACTAAAGGGCTACAACGTACCGGGGGTATTCACCTCCAAACCCCCAGAGCTCTGGGGAAACCCAGTAAGAGAATACGCCACAGGCTTTGGTGTGGCTGTGGTGACAAGAGAGATGGCAAAGAAGCAATGGGGGCAGCTAGAAGGGAAGATGGTGGCGATACAAGGCTTGGGCAACGTGGGGAGGTGGACTGCATATTGGGTGGCTAAGCTCGGCGCTAAGGTGGTGGCTGTGTCCGATATAAATGGCGTGGCGTATAAAAAAGATGGTCTGAATACGGATATAATCGCGGAGAATAGAGGCCTAAGCGGCCCCTCGTTGCTCGAGACGTTTGTGGCAAAAGACGGCGCGGAACATATACGTAACCCAGACGCCATCTTCTCCCTAGAAGTCGACGTGCTTATTCCTGCTGCTATTGAGAATGTTATTCGTGGGGATAATGTGGGTGGTGTTAGAGCTAGGGTTGTGGTGGAGGGGGCTAATGGCCCTACTACGCCGGAGGCTGAGCGGGTTTTGTATCAGCGTGGTGTCTTGGTGGTGCCAGACATCCTTGCAAACGCCGGTGGGGTGGTGATGTCCTACTTGGAGTGGGTGGAGAATCTCCAGTGGTATATATGGGATGAGGAGGAGACTAGGCGCAGGCTGGAGTCTATAATGACTACCAACTTCAACCGGGTATACCAGAGGTGGGAGAGAGAGAAGCAGTGGACTATGAGAGACGCAGCGATAGTCACAGCCCTAGAGAGAATATACAAAACCATGAAAACAAGAGGATGGATCTAGGGTAGTCGACACCTCCAGCGCCTGGGGTCTTATACATCTCCGGGGTTTCGGCTGTCGGCTTAGGTTGCGAGGGGTTTATGGTTGCCTGGGGCCAACCCCCAGCGGCGGTTATGTATTGTGGGGTAGGTTGAGAAATTGATGTAGGTAGTCTGTAATCGCCTCGGCGCATTCTACACATGCAGACTCTTCGCCGAAGTACCCCTTTTCAAGTCTGTCTGCGCACTTCTCGACGTCTTGTGGAACCTCCTCTGAGACTTTCAATAATAGAGACTTTAGAGTCTTCATGACAGCTCCCGGCGTATCTGGGTCTAGGCCCAGTATGCCGCTTAGCAGGGCCGTCACCGCCTGGTAGGCGTGGTAACACGCGGATCTTCCATCGCCGTCTTCAGCCGCCTCCAGCGCAGATGCCATGTGTGAAATATGTCTCTGATACCACTTCAGATGTACGCCGGCGAATCTCTCCATTACTTAAAGGCGTCTAGCACAGTCTCCACGGCCTTTCCCACGTTGGCGGCGATGCCCATATCCAGCAACGCGGCGCCTAGCACCGCCACGGCCGTCGCCACCTGGTCAGCCGAGGCCTGGATGCCCATGTGGCCTATGCGCATCACGTCGCCCTCTAGCGGGCCCCAGCTCCCGGCGAGGAGGACGCCGTATTTCTCCCATATATGTCTACGGAGGCGGGGGGCGGGCACCGGCGTCTTGAAGGCCGTGGCCGTCGGGCAGTTGCACTCTACACGCTCCACATAGGGCTCCAAGCCAAGCGCCTCCACCCCCCTTCTAGCCGCCTCTCTGGCGGCTTTGTGGCGCTGGTAGACAGAGGCCAGCCCCTCCTCGTGTATCCTGCGGAGGCTCTCCCTCAGCGCGTACAGCAACACGTCTGACATGGTGTAGGGGAAGCCGCCTTTTTCAAGCCAGTCGTCCCAGACGCGGTAGCTCATGTAGAAGGACTGGCGGCCAACATCCCCGGCCTTCTCAAACGCCTTCTTGCTCACCGCCAGTATGGTGAGCCCAGGCGGCGCGTTGAGAGCCTTCTGAGAGCCGCCGATAAGCACGTCCACGCCCCACTCGTCCATCTTTATCTCGTCGGCCGCAATGGAGGACACCGCGTCGACTATGAGCAGGGCGCCGTGGCTCGACACCGCCTTGGCGATCTCCCTCAGATCGTTGTACACGGTGGAGGGCGTGTCGCAGTGGACCAGAGTCACAACCTCCACATCCCTCTCCCTCTCCAAAACCCTCTCGACGGCGGCCGGGTCGGCGCCCCTCCTCCAGTTAAACCCCGGCGTTACGGGCACGCCGCCGTACATCCGTACGAGGTCGGCGAACCCCGCGCCGTAGACGCCGTTGTCCACCACCAGCACCTTGGCTCCTGGCCTCACGGCGTTGGCCACAGCTGCCTCGAGGCCGAGCATCGCCTCCCCCACCCACACATATACACGGGAGCGCCACGCCCCGAGGAGAGGCCTCAGCATCTCCACCACCTCCCTATACTCCTGGAAAAATCTGGGGTCCAGGTCGGGGTTTGTGGTTTCTCTAACCAAGGCGGCTTTTACGCTCTGGGGCAACTCGGTGGGGCCGGGCGTCAGTATCCGCCGCTCGGAGAACCTCCTATACATCACCTCCTTCTGCCACCAATTATAAAAACTATCAAGGCAATGCCTAGAAAAACCACCCCCAGAAACGCCAGGGCCCACGCTCCTCGGGTCGATTTCCCGGACAACGCTCAGCTCGGTCATGGTGTAGGTCCGCGTCAAGGTGACAGTTTCAACTCTTGTAACAGTTTCCCTAGCGGTTTCTCTTTGGGTGACGGTGGTTGTTACTGTTGAGGTAACGATCTCAGTCTCTGTGCGTGTCGCTGTCACGGTCTTCGTCACTGTGACGGGCGGGGATGAGATGTTTCCGGCGAGGTGTATCCGCCATGGAGAGGCCTCTTGCATGTAGAAAAAGAGCTTTATTACATAGTCGTCGCACGGGTTGAGCCCCCTTACCGAAATCAATCTGGTGGCTGTATAGTTCAGGCTTTGAAATACGGCGCCTACAGAGCTGAGCATGGTAGATCTAAGCGTGACCACGGCAAGCGGCGGCGAGGAGGAGGTGGTTCTGTTGAGTATATTCAGCGCGGGGGCCGCCGTGCAGGTGGCGTTTTCCACCTTGACGCCCCAGATCTCTATTCTGTCGACTTCCCGCCCGTCTTGAACAAGCGCGATGGCGATGCCCCGGGACGTGTATGGGATGGAACATGTGTTGTAGATATCCACCCCGCGGCCCAGGCGGCAGTACCCCCTCCACCCGTTGTCAAACCAGTACAGCACCCCCTCGGCGGGCGCGCCTCCACCTGCCTCTACGTGAATCCACACGTCTAGGTACAGCCACTGAGGCGCCATGCAGAGGCACTGTTTTAGCGAAACCACGGCGCGGTCGACGTAGGGCGTGGCCGATAGAGCTAGAAAAGCCAGCAACGATAAGACTAAGGCCGCCCTCACGCTGGGGGAGCTGTCTAGTTTTTAAAAACTTGAAGCGCGTGCTCTACTTGATCTTCTAGAAACCACTCCAGTATATAGTCGAGTTTGTTGGCTATGTACACAGCTTTTCTATAGGCCTTTTCCCAGCTTGTGTGTTTGGCGATCAGCACCCACCCCTCTCCCACAACCTTGATTTTTGAGACGAGGACCCTCTCCTCTTTGGGGTTTAGATAGACCCGGTACATGTACGTGTACGTATACAGGTATAAAAAGCCGCGGTAATACAGCTTACAATTATCCTCTAAGTACGTTAAAAGTTACTGTCTACTCCTAGCGCGCCTTATCTATATCAACGGCGTCGTATATAGCCTCGGCGAGCACGCCGTAGCTCCTCGCCGTGGCGGCGAGGTCCTTCGCCACATGCGCCGCCATCGAGAGAAGACCGGCCTCTACATACTTCAAAAACTCTTCTCTCAGCGCCCCCACGTCCCCCGCCTCCAGCCACTTCACAAGCGGAGGCTGGGGCCAGCGAAGCACATAGTCCTCGACGAAGATCCTCTGCCTAATTTCTACAAATCTCCTTTCCAAGTCGCCGGGTCTGTTTATGTTGATAAACCAGCTTGGATCTACGCCGCGCCTCTCCATTGAGAGGAACGCGGTCGGGACAATTCTAAACAAGTCGTCAACTCTGCCCCTCCTAAAACGGCTTAGGAAATCGAGCGCGCCCCTCGCCGGAGCTGGCTGAGCTTTGAAAATTGTCGACTCCACCCTCCCGTTGGGGAAAACCCAAGCGGCTAGCGGAGCCTCGGCGTCTAGGAGGGCTTCAAACACCATAGCCTTTAGATACGGGGCGTCGCATGGCGCGAACAGCAGTACATCGTCTATGGAGTTTGCCGCGGCGTCCACCGCCGCAAGCGGCCCCGAGAAGCGCTGGCTGTCTAGAAGCACCTCCTCGCCTTGGTACAGCGCGGCGTTGTGCCCCGCCGCAATCACAACGCGCCTAGCCACGCCCAAACCAGCCTCTATCACGTAGTCGATCAGCCGCTTCCCTCCCACGCGGTGGGTGCACTTATCCCGTCCAAATCTAACAGAGCGGCCGCCCGCGAAGACGACAAGCACCGCCATCTGGCATAGGTACTCCACGTATATAAAGATGTAGATAGAGAGATGTATGAGGAGGGTTTTCTACATCCTCTTTTTGGCCCTACTGCTATCCGCCCAGCCCGTAAACCTCGTCTTCATCTTCCACAACCACCAGCCCTGGTATATAGATTTTGACAGAAACGAACTTATACTGCCGTGGGTTAGGATGCACGCTGTTGGCAACTATCTAAAGGTCCCCATGTTGATAAACGAAAGTGGGGTCCCCGTCGCCTTCACCTTGTCGGGTAGCTTGATAGAGCAGTTGAATTGGTACGCCAACGGCACATATACAGATTTTAGATACCGCATATCTGAAAAACTAGCCAGCGGGGAGCCCTTGACTCCGGAGGAGAAGTACGCGATGCTGAAGGTGCCAGGCGGCTTCTTCGACATCAATTGGCAGAATATTCTCTACAGCCATCCGCGGTACGTCGTGTTGCTTGGGATGAGAAACGACGCCTTTAGCAAATGCCCCCCGGGAAACGTAACCTGCGTCGTCTCGAAATTCAGCGACCAAGACCTTCTAGATCTCGCCACGTTGTTTAACCTCCTGTGGATAGACCCCAGCATAGCGAGGAGGTATCCCGACATATGGGCTATGAGGAACAAAACCTCATATACACGCGACGACCTTAAAAAAGTCCTCGAGGTACATACACAGCTCATAAGGCAGGTGCTTCCTCTGTACAGAGAGCTGGCGCGGCGGGGCGCCGTCGAGCTCGTGTCGGTGCCCTACTCCCATCCTCTCATGCCGTTGCTAGCCGACATGGGAGCCCACGACGACTTGAAGATACACATAACCCTCAGCAACGGGCTATTCCAGAGGTATCTCGGGGTTAAGCCGCTCGGCGTCTGGCCGCCGGAGCAAGCCGTCAATGACGAGGTGTTGAGGCTATTCGCCGAGTCTGGCTACACGTGGACTGTGACAGACGAGGACGTCTTGAGGGCGACGTGGCCCGGCGCGAGCCACTTTGGCCTATACTACGCGGACTACGGCGGACACCGCCTCTACATATTCATTAGAGACAAGACGCTGTCAGACAACCTAGGCTTTAGATACTCGTCGCTTACGCCGGAGGCCGCCTTGGCTGATTTTGTCAACTACCTGAGGCGAGTCCCCAGGGGGGACTGCTCCGTGGTGGTCGTGGCCCTTGACGGGGAGAACCCCTGGGAGAACTACCCCAACTTCGGAGACGACTTCCTTATACACTTCTTCAGAGGCTTGTCTCAGCTGGAGAAAAACGGCACTGTTAAGATATGGAAGCCAAGTGACTTTGTAAAGGCGTGTGCGGACAAGGCGGTGGAGCTCCCCCTCAAGGAGTTTAAATACTTCGACCTTGGGTTCGACCTCTCGTTCTATAAATCAATACGCGACTTACCGACGCGAAGCGTTAAGGGCAGGATAGCGGAGGGCTCGTGGTCGGGAGGGGGTAGTCTCGCGGTGTGGATTGGCGACCCAGACGAAAACGTCTGGTGGATGTGGGTTAAAAAGGCGCGTGAAGACGTTGGGATAAATCGCACGTGGTCTGTGCTCTTCCCACTCCTCGTTGCCGAGGCCAGCGACTGGCCGTTTTGGTACGGCAACGACATGGGGTCCCCCATCACCTTCGACCCCGTGGCTAAGTCGGCGCTGAAGGCGTACTACCAGCGCGCCGGGCTACAGCCCCCGCCTTACCTTCTGTCTTCCGCCTACCCCGCCGGCACTCCCCGGGAGGATAAGCTCGTGGCTAGGGGGGAGGGGAAAGTTGTGACGTATCAGGGAGCCACGGTATATGTAAACACGACGCATATATGGGTGGAGGGGGGGCCATGCGGCGTGTTTTACATCTCCAACCCCGACGTGCCTAGATCTCCCTACATCTATAGAGGCGCTGTGAGGGGCCTCCGCGGCGAGCCTCTGGACATCGTGGCGGACATGGCTGTGGACACCTGCACGGGCTCTGTGTACCTCTCAGACGGGGGGAGGTTCTACCCCGTGGGCCGCGCGGCTCAGATAAGTCTCATCGGCGTAAAGCCCGGCGGCAGGCTCTACGTAGAGCACGGGGGGCTGGTGTACCTCCTGGGCGTCCCCGAGGCCCAGGCGGCGCAACAACTGCTCATAAAGGCGCGGGACCCCGTGGGCGACGACTTCGGCACGGGGCGCTACCAGTACCCCAAGAACCCAGTGTTTAAGCCCGGCGTCTTCGACTTAACGGAGTTCGCAGTGTACGACATGGGGGACAAGCTGAGGTTTGTATTCGGCGTGAGGGAGCTGGGGGGCAACCCCTGGGGCGGGCCCTCGGGCTTCTCGCTACAGTTCTTCCACGTCTACATAAACAAGGGCCGCGGCGAGAGAAACGACACACTGGGCCTCAGAGTGGCGCTGTGTAGAGAGGCGGCTTGGGACGTGGCGCTGTTAATAGGGCCGGGGTGGAGCGGGGGGAATAGAATAGTATACCCCGACGGCACCTACATAGACGACGCCATGTCCATCAAACCTGGGCCTAACAACACCGTTGTGGCAGACGTGCCGA
The sequence above is drawn from the Pyrobaculum ferrireducens genome and encodes:
- a CDS encoding Glu/Leu/Phe/Val family dehydrogenase; the protein is MSHTGGAYITTAFLENTLYMIKRGVELGGLPVEFYEALSKPKRILIVNIPVKMDNGKIQYFEGYRVQHCDVLGPFKGGVRFHPEVTLADDVALAVLMTLKNSLAGLPYGGAKGAVRVDPKKLSQRELEELSRGYARAIAPLIGDVVDIPAPDVGTNAQIMAWMVDEYSKLKGYNVPGVFTSKPPELWGNPVREYATGFGVAVVTREMAKKQWGQLEGKMVAIQGLGNVGRWTAYWVAKLGAKVVAVSDINGVAYKKDGLNTDIIAENRGLSGPSLLETFVAKDGAEHIRNPDAIFSLEVDVLIPAAIENVIRGDNVGGVRARVVVEGANGPTTPEAERVLYQRGVLVVPDILANAGGVVMSYLEWVENLQWYIWDEEETRRRLESIMTTNFNRVYQRWEREKQWTMRDAAIVTALERIYKTMKTRGWI
- a CDS encoding HEPN domain-containing protein translates to MERFAGVHLKWYQRHISHMASALEAAEDGDGRSACYHAYQAVTALLSGILGLDPDTPGAVMKTLKSLLLKVSEEVPQDVEKCADRLEKGYFGEESACVECAEAITDYLHQFLNLPHNT
- a CDS encoding pyridoxal-phosphate-dependent aminotransferase family protein encodes the protein MRAALVLSLLAFLALSATPYVDRAVVSLKQCLCMAPQWLYLDVWIHVEAGGGAPAEGVLYWFDNGWRGYCRLGRGVDIYNTCSIPYTSRGIAIALVQDGREVDRIEIWGVKVENATCTAAPALNILNRTTSSSPPLAVVTLRSTMLSSVGAVFQSLNYTATRLISVRGLNPCDDYVIKLFFYMQEASPWRIHLAGNISSPPVTVTKTVTATRTETEIVTSTVTTTVTQRETARETVTRVETVTLTRTYTMTELSVVREIDPRSVGPGVSGGGFSRHCLDSFYNWWQKEVMYRRFSERRILTPGPTELPQSVKAALVRETTNPDLDPRFFQEYREVVEMLRPLLGAWRSRVYVWVGEAMLGLEAAVANAVRPGAKVLVVDNGVYGAGFADLVRMYGGVPVTPGFNWRRGADPAAVERVLERERDVEVVTLVHCDTPSTVYNDLREIAKAVSSHGALLIVDAVSSIAADEIKMDEWGVDVLIGGSQKALNAPPGLTILAVSKKAFEKAGDVGRQSFYMSYRVWDDWLEKGGFPYTMSDVLLYALRESLRRIHEEGLASVYQRHKAAREAARRGVEALGLEPYVERVECNCPTATAFKTPVPAPRLRRHIWEKYGVLLAGSWGPLEGDVMRIGHMGIQASADQVATAVAVLGAALLDMGIAANVGKAVETVLDAFK
- the mobA gene encoding molybdenum cofactor guanylyltransferase, whose translation is MEYLCQMAVLVVFAGGRSVRFGRDKCTHRVGGKRLIDYVIEAGLGVARRVVIAAGHNAALYQGEEVLLDSQRFSGPLAAVDAAANSIDDVLLFAPCDAPYLKAMVFEALLDAEAPLAAWVFPNGRVESTIFKAQPAPARGALDFLSRFRRGRVDDLFRIVPTAFLSMERRGVDPSWFININRPGDLERRFVEIRQRIFVEDYVLRWPQPPLVKWLEAGDVGALREEFLKYVEAGLLSMAAHVAKDLAATARSYGVLAEAIYDAVDIDKAR
- a CDS encoding glucodextranase DOMON-like domain-containing protein is translated as MRRVFYILFLALLLSAQPVNLVFIFHNHQPWYIDFDRNELILPWVRMHAVGNYLKVPMLINESGVPVAFTLSGSLIEQLNWYANGTYTDFRYRISEKLASGEPLTPEEKYAMLKVPGGFFDINWQNILYSHPRYVVLLGMRNDAFSKCPPGNVTCVVSKFSDQDLLDLATLFNLLWIDPSIARRYPDIWAMRNKTSYTRDDLKKVLEVHTQLIRQVLPLYRELARRGAVELVSVPYSHPLMPLLADMGAHDDLKIHITLSNGLFQRYLGVKPLGVWPPEQAVNDEVLRLFAESGYTWTVTDEDVLRATWPGASHFGLYYADYGGHRLYIFIRDKTLSDNLGFRYSSLTPEAALADFVNYLRRVPRGDCSVVVVALDGENPWENYPNFGDDFLIHFFRGLSQLEKNGTVKIWKPSDFVKACADKAVELPLKEFKYFDLGFDLSFYKSIRDLPTRSVKGRIAEGSWSGGGSLAVWIGDPDENVWWMWVKKAREDVGINRTWSVLFPLLVAEASDWPFWYGNDMGSPITFDPVAKSALKAYYQRAGLQPPPYLLSSAYPAGTPREDKLVARGEGKVVTYQGATVYVNTTHIWVEGGPCGVFYISNPDVPRSPYIYRGAVRGLRGEPLDIVADMAVDTCTGSVYLSDGGRFYPVGRAAQISLIGVKPGGRLYVEHGGLVYLLGVPEAQAAQQLLIKARDPVGDDFGTGRYQYPKNPVFKPGVFDLTEFAVYDMGDKLRFVFGVRELGGNPWGGPSGFSLQFFHVYINKGRGERNDTLGLRVALCREAAWDVALLIGPGWSGGNRIVYPDGTYIDDAMSIKPGPNNTVVADVPKKYVGDFGRDWKFTVFLTSWDGYGPDNIRNFGVLADEWTAGGADPAAVLAGVAPRVFDLLADTADQQIKALTSYKVARLPNGTYVGKPAVVCTYVSASKPPETQTATITVTVTQTTREVSTTVETRIETRTTTAASTVTSAERQIVKEVDWATSLAMAAVALAAGVVAGILLRRR